CTGGGAGACGGACAAGGCGGTGTCGGCGGTCGTGAAGAAGCGGGTGCAGCGGAGGCTCGCCTTCGACCTCGCGCTCGAGTTCGGGCTCGAATCGCGGGTCGGCCGCACGCTTGAAGAGACCGGCAGTCTGGCTGCCCACGTCGAGGCAGGACCGGCAACCCGCCTGGAGGCAGTGGGTCGCGCGGCCGTGCAGGGTCTCGAAGTCGACTGGTCGCTCGACGACAGCCGCGACGGCCTGCTCGAGGCAGCGTCCGTCGTTCGCTGGGTGCGCGGCACCGTCGAACGCCTACGCGAACGCGGCGCGATCGACCACCCATGGCTGGACAAGTACGTCGAGAACGACGGCAATCGCCACTGGGTGTGGGGCGGCCGTCCCAGACAGGAAGGCATGCCCGCCTTCCCGCAGGGCCGAGAAGCGCCGGCGTTCGCACGAGTGGGCAAGAAGACGACGGGTGCACGCGAGTCAGCGCTCGACACCGTCACGTCATCGCAGAGCTGGTACGCGCGGTGGACGGCTCGGTGCCTGGGAGTCGCGCCGTCCGCGGGCGAGAAGCTCGCGCGCCGGCTCTTCGAGACGCTCGACCGCGAGGGGATCGTCACGTCGAGGCCGATCGCGGGCGGAGAGACTCGCGCCTACGGTCTGGCTCCGAGCAGCATCATCATCGCCCCGGTGGCCGGCGCCGGCATCGGCCAGACGCTGGTCTGCAACACGTGCGAGACCGAGACACCGTCCGCTAGCACCACCGCAGACCAACTCGCCGGTGGTCCGTGCACGATGGCACGGTGTCCGGGGACGCTCCTGCGCAAGGACGCGGCGCAGGAGAACTTCTACCGCGACCAGTACGACAACGGCCAGATGCGTCGTGTCGTCGCTCGCGAGCACACCAGCCTGCTCGCGGACAAGCTCCGGCTCGACTACGAGACCCAGTTCAAGAACAGCGACGTGCAGCCCGACGCGCCGAACGTGCTCGTCGCGACGCCGACGCTCGAGATGGGCATCGACATCGGAGACCTGTCGACCGTCTTCCTGGCAGGCCTCCCTCGGACGGTGTCGTCTTACCTGCAGCGCGTGGGGCGAGCCGGACGATTGACGGGGAACGCCCTCGTCCTCGCGTTCGTCCTCGGCCGTGGGGATCAGCTGCCGAAGATCGGTGACCCTTCCTCTGTCATCAACGGCGCCGTCCGGCCGCCCGCGACGTACCTGAACGCGATCGAGATCCTGCAGCGTCAGTACACCGCGTTCGTCGTCGACCAGCTCGCTGCGGACGGAACGCTCCCTGAGGTCCAGTACGCACCCTCGGTCCTCGAGAGCTCGGACCCCGGTTCGTTCCTCGACCTGGTCATCGCTCAAGCGGAACGGCGCGCCGAGAAGCACCTCGAGCGGTTCACCGGCGCGTTCGACTCGCTGAGCGAGGACGTCGTGGCCGGGCTGTCGGACTGGGCTCGCCCCGTGGGCACAGCCGTCCGATCGAGCCAGCTCGCGCGGACGCTGTTGGATGCGAGCCTGCACTGGAACCAGGAACTCGAGCGGATCCGGATCCGGACGAAGGCGATCGAGGAGTCGCTACCTGAGCTCAAGCGTCTGGCCGAGCTGACGAAGGAGAGCGAGGACGTGTCCGCTCACAACGCGGCGCGAGCCGCGCTGCGTCTGGCGAAGAAGCAGGCCGGGGAACGACGGACCGAGTTCTGGGTCGCAGCCCTCGAGCGGTACGGCGTGCTCCCGAATTACACGCTGCTCGACGACCGCGTGCAACTCGACGTCGGTCTCACCTGGGTCGACCCCGAGTCCGGCGAGTTCGCAGAGGAACAGCGGAGCTACGAGCGAGGGCGCAGCCGCGCGATCAATGAGTTCGCACCGGGCGCGCACTTCTACGCGCAGGGCCTCGACGTGACGATCGATGCCGTCGACCTCGGAACGGACGGCGAACGCGTCCGGACGATGGCGTTCTGCCCCGAGTGCGGCTTCGCACGGGACCTCGACGAGGGCGCGGTCACGACGTGCCCGCGGTGTTTGAGCACCGCCATCGCGGACGTCGACCAGCGCCTGCGCGTCGTCGAGATCGAGCACGTCTCGGCCGAGGTTCGACGCGACGAGTCGAGCATCAGTGACGCGAACGAGGAACGCGATCGCACGCGTTTCACCGTGCAGCTCGCCGCAGACCTGGACGACGCTGACGTGTCTGCGCAGTGGTACGTCGACGAGGTCGGCTTCGGGTGCAAGTTCGCGCGCTCGATGACGCTGCGCTGGGTGAACCTCGGTCGCGCCGGACTTGGGGCGACGCGGTTCGTTGCCGGGTCGGAACACGCGGCACCGCTCTTCCGCGTCTGCAAGGGCTGCGGGAAGCTCGATCGTGAAGGCGACACGAACCACGCGTGGGAACACCGCGTGTGGTGTCGGTACCGGAAGGACCGGGCCGAGCACACCGACACAATCGGCCTGACGCGGACGCTCACGACGCAGGCCATCGTGCTGCGGGTCCCGCCGTCGATGACCGTCGGCGACGCACTGTCCATGCCGAGCCTGTCGGCCGCGATCCAACTCGGTCTGCGAGAGGTCATCGGCGGTGACCCCGACCACCTCCAGCTCGCGACCATCGTCGAGCCCGTTCCTGGCGAGGACGTGAACAACCTCGCACTGCTCATCCACGACACCGTGCCCGGTGGGACCGGCTACCTCGCCGACCTCGCTGACCCGTCGCGCATCCGCGAGGTGTTCGAACAGGCCCTCGCCGTCTTGGGGCGGTGCGACTGCGCCACGGATCCGGTCCGAGCGGCATGCGACAAGTGCCTGCTGCCCTTCGCCCCAGGCGGCGACGTGGGCAGTGTGTCGCGCACGAGCGCGCTCCACAACCTGCAGGTCCTGCTGCAGTACCGGGACGGGAGCGCGTCGGACTGGTCCACGACCGAGGTCGACCCGGGCGTCCAGGATCCGGAGTCCCACTTGGAGCAGTGGTTCCGGAAGGTGTTCAAGGAGCGCGTGACGGCGCTCGGCGCGCGCCTCAAGGAGATCCCGGGCGAGTGGGGGTCGACGATCCAGGTCACGCTGCCAGGACAGCACCGGACGTGGTCGTTGCGGCCGCAGCAACTCGTCGGCGGTACGCGGCCGGACTTCGTACTCGAGGCATCGGGCGCTCCAGTTCCGCCGGTCGCGATCTACACGGACGGGTTCGCCTACCACGCGTCGCCAGCGCATCTGCGACTGGCAGACGACGCGACGAAGCGCCAGGGCCTGCGCGATCTCGGTTACCGCGTCATCGCGCTGACATGGGACGACCTGCGCCGACTGCGGGACGACGAAGCGGAACCCGATCTGCACGTCTACGACCCGTCGATGTCCTTGAGGTTCGCCGGGCCCTTCCAGCTGACCCCAGCGGACGTGCAGATGCTCGACGAGAACCCGGTCACGACACTCATGGGCTGGATCCAGAGCCCTGAGGACGCTGCTGCGCGAACCGAACGTCTTGCCGATGCGCTCCCGATGCTCGCGATCCCCAGGGGCAAGATGGTCGCCGAGAGCGGGTCGATCGTCGAGCAGGCGATCACGCTCGCGCTCGACAGCACCGGACCGATCATGGCCGGCCCGACGTCCTGGGCGCTCCGGTCCGAGCACCTCGCGATGCTCGCGCGTCGTCCGGTCGGCGTCAAGGGAGCGACGCCGCCCGAGACAGCGCTCGTGCTCGACGACGGGCCGGAGGCACTGACCGCACCCGGGTTCCGGGAGGCCTGGCAACGGTGGCTGCGGCTGTCGAACCTGCTCGGGGCACGCTTGGCGAAGCCGGTCACGATCACGACCGCCAGTGCCACCGCCAGCGTCGCGGAGGCGCCGACGCTGGCGGTTCGCGAAGACTCCCGCGTGGATCTGCCCACGGAGTGGCAGAAGCTGATCGCGATGGCCGAACCGGACGAGGCAATGGTCCTCCAGCAGCTCGCGGAAGTGGGCGTCGCCGTGCCCGCCCTCGGTCACGAAACGGCCAGCGGCATCCCCGTCCCGGTCGCATGGCCAGGGGAACGCATCGCGCTCGACGTACTGCTGAGCAGTGCGGACCGTGACGACCTCCTCGGCGAGGGCTGGACCATCGTGTCCCCCTCGGACGATCCTGCCCTCCTGCGAATCCCGCATCACCGGAAGGACTCCTGACATGCCGTTGCTCGTCATGGCGAACATGCAGCAGAAGCTCGAGAAGGTCGTGCAGCTGAAGCTGTTCGCCTTCATGGCCAAACTGCAGGCCGATGACGCCCTGCCCGGCTTGCACATCGAGCCGATGGTCAACGCTGCCGATGCGCGCGCCCGTACGGGGCGCGTCGACCAGGGGCTGCGGGCGGTGCTCTACAAGATCGAGGTGCCGTCCGGGCCGACGACCTACGTCTGCGCAGGCGTGTACGAGCACGACGAAGCGATCAAGATCGCGAAGTCGCAGGTGCTCCGGGTCAACCCGGTCAACGGGGTGACGGAACTGATCGCAGCGCCTACGCCGGCGGCACCCGCTACCCAGGCCGCCCAGTGGGTTCATGAGCCGCCGACGTCACAGAAGCCGTTCCTCGACCAGTTCGGGTATGAGGCTGAAGATCTGACGAGCTCGCTTGGCTTCGACCTCGAGACAGCCGAACGACTCCTCGCGTTCGCCGCCGAGGACGAACTCCTGGCCTTCGCGGAGTCGTTGCCAAACCAGTGGCAGCAGAACGCCGCTCTCGGCCTCGCGGTCGGAGACTCGATCGAGGGGATCAAGACCTCCCTCGGACTTGGTGGCACGGAGTCGGACACAGCTGTTCCGCCGACGAAGGAGCGCCCAGCAGAGGTGGCGCCCAGCGGCTCTCCGGAGGAGACCGAGGCTTCGGAGCTGCTCGAATCGCTCAAGCGACCCGCGTCGCAGATGCAGTTCACGTTCGTCGACGATGATGAGGAACTCCGCCGCGTCATCGAGGGCGGTGACTTCGGAGCATGGCGCGTGTTCCTGCACCCCGAGCAGCGCGCGTACGCGACGCGCACCTACAAGGGTCCCTTCCGCCTGACCGGAGGCGCCGGTACCGGCAAGACCGTGGTCCTGTTGCACCGAGCTCGAGAACTCACGGTGGATTCGGACGCACGGACCGTCCTCACGACCTTCACCAGGACCCTTGCGAGCATGCTCGACCGAGACCTCCGACGTCTCGACCCGCAGCTCCCGCGTGCAGCGCAGCTCGGAGAGCCCGGTGTCCTCACCGCGGGGATCGACCAGCTCGCGCACGCTGTCCGGGACGCCGCGGAGTCGAGCGGGTGGGAGCGGGCTTCGATCGACGCCATCGGTTGGGACGCCGAGCGTTCCGCTTCCCTGGTGTCGAACGCGACCGGGTGGGACGAGGCGGTGTTCGATGCCAAGCCCGACCTGCCGAGCGAGCTGCGTTCACCCGCCTTCATGGAGAGTGAGTACCTCCAGGTCGTCCTGCCGAACGGTGTGACGTCGAGGGCGGACTACTTCGCGGCCCGACGGCCCGGACGCGGAGTAGCGCTGGATCGGGCGAAACGAGCACAGGTGTGGTCCGTCGTCGAGCAGTTCCGGCGCAACGCACGAGCTCATCGCCGACTCTCGTGGGCAGAGCTCTCGTCCGTGGCTGCCGCGTACCTCGACGCTCACCCCGCGGAGCGCCCCGCTGACCACGTCCTCGTCGATGAAGCCCAGGACCTCACGCCGAGCCACTGGACCATGCTCCGCGCGCTCGTCAGGGAGCACAGCAACGACCTGTTCGTCGCCGAGGACTCCCACCAGCGCATCTACGGGCAGCGGGTCGTGCTCTCGCGTCTCGGCATAAAGATCGTGGGCAGATCGCGACGTCTGACCCTCAACTACCGGACGACGCAGCAGAACCTGCGGTACGCGCTCGGCGTGCTCGAAGGCGGCGAGTTCACGGACAGCGAGGGAAGCCCCCAGGACGAGCAGGGCTACCGGTCCGCGCGACTCGGACCCGAGGTACGGGTCCGAGGACATCAGACACCGTCTGCGCAGTACGACGCCCTGGCGCAACAGCTCGAGGACTGGAGAGCTGCGTCCGGCGATGTGGACTCGATCGCGGTACTCGTCCGGACGAAGGGTGCGACCGAGACCGTGGTCCAGCAGCTCGCCACGCGCGACGTCCCCGCTACCGAGAAGTCAGCACGCGACAAGGTGCGGGTGATGACGATGCACGGCGCCAAGGGCCTCGAGTTCTCCCGAGTCGTCCTGTTCGACGTGTCGGAAGGCGTCGTCCCGAACAAGCTAGCCCTGCAGCATGCTGCTCCTGAGGAGCGGGCCGACGCCGAGCTCCGCGAGCGATCACTGCTGTACGTCGCGGCCAGCCGTGCGCGTGACGAGCTGATCGTCAGCTGGCAAGGGGCACCTTCTTCGCTCCTGGCGCGGTGACGAGTTCGCTGTGGCTCTGGACGAAGTTGCGCTGACGCGCTTGGTGACGGGGCTCGTGCCGACGATGTCGAGGAGCCTTGCCGAGCAGTTCAACGTGTTCCGGGTGATGCACCACGGTACCCACGAGAAGCAGTTGTCGAACGTGTTCGCATGGCTCTTGCGCGTGGATGCGACGCACCACCTCGGAGACCTGTTCCAACGCATCCTGCTCCTCCGCGTCAACAAGGCGCGCCCCTCCGGCGACCAGCTGCCGCTCTCAGGTTTCCGCGTGCTGCAGGAGGTGGACACGACGATCACTGCCGAGCCTGGCAAGGACATCGCCGACATCGTCCTGTTGCGTGACGACACGGCAGTCATGATCGAGAACTTCGAGACGTCGGACGGCCATGGGCACGACTACGAGAGCTACCGCACGTACGGCAGCGCGAACGAAAGACAGAGCGTCGTCGTGATGCTCTGCGTGCGCCGGGAACGTCAAAAGTTGTCCATGGGTTGGGAGAACGCCGTCGTGGTCGCCTACTCCGAGGTGCTCGACGATCTCCGCACCCACCTCGACACAGATCGCGGTTGGCGCGAGGAAAACCCCCGGCAGAACGTCTTCATCAACGAGCTCGTCGACCAATTCGTGGAAGGACCGCAGGCGATGACGGTGCAGGATCAGTTGGAGTTCATCAAGACGATGTGTGAGACCGGCGAGTCCGCTCGCTACGGGCGGCGCAACCGGGAAGCAGTGGCAGCCGAGTTCGCCGGGCAGGTCGCTCAGCACGCGCAACGACAGTTCGAGGACAGCCGCAAGACGCTGGGCCTGATCAAACAGTCGTTGCGTCGGTACGCGGAGCCAACGCTTCGCGTCCTGGTCAACGAGGCAACCGGTGGCGTGGTCCAGTCCGTCTCAGCAAACTTCCAAGGACGGTGGGAGTGGAGTACGACTCTCGTGACAGGGGACGGTGAGCCGAACATCTTCCTGGCGTTCGGCCCGACTGCCGCGACGGAGAACGAGCGAGCACCGGAGCCCGTGAGCGATCCCGACTACTCGAGGGTGTTCGTCGCGAGGCAAGCGGGAGCTGGGATCGACCGGATCGTTCAAACCGACGTCTCGCTTGGGGAAGTCATCGCGGGCATCGATCCCGATGATGATCGACTCGGCCTTACGGTCGTGGCGTTGCTCCAGGAGAACACAGAGGAAGGCGAGACAGCGAGCATCGCCCTTCCCGCCGGTCCATCGTACTGACGTCTTCCTCATCGTCGCGAGGTCAATATGACTCGTCAGACCAGTGTGTCGGGAACCAGATGCCCGGCTGCACTGTACAGACGTAGACGGGTTCGCCATCGATCAACGTCGCCATCGTGCCTGTGCCGTCGACCTTGAAGCGCCCGCCGGTCGGGCGGGCGCTCCGCATCGCGTCCCGCAGGGGCTTCGTCGCGGCCTCGCCGATGTAGCTCACGAGGGTACGACGGCTGTACAGCGGAAGGATGTTGCCTTCCGTGTCGAGTTGATACGCCCGACCTTCGTTCCAAGCCGCTCGTGCCCGCGTGGTAGCCGCTTCCAGAGATCCCTGCGAAGCTTCGACAGCAGTATGAGAGCCGCCATGATCCGATTCGACCCGACCTTCCACGCCCGCATCGTCCCGATCACTCGTCTCGTCGGCGTGGGCGCGGAGCCATGCACTCACGATCTCGGCCGAGATCCTCCCGCGTTCCCCAACCGCGAAGCCGTTCGCCTTCGCCCAGCGGCGAAGCGCCGGGACGGGCGCAGGAAGCAGAGGTGCGAACTGCTCCGCTCGATCGACTTCGGGCTGCCGATCGGGACGAGGACCCGCCGGCGAAGGCAGAGCCTCGTCCACGCTCGGGACGAGTGCCAGCTCCAACGCCGTCTCCGCGTCAGTTTCGTGCCTTGGCGTCCATCTCACCTCATCGGTCGAGAACAGCTCAGGGGCAATGACTGCTTCAGCCTGAGCAGGAGGCGAAGAGCTCGCCTCCTGACTCAGAGGCAGCTCGGCCGGGTCCTCCGAAGGCAGATCTGCGACATCGATAGGTGCTCGCAGCTGATCCAGACGCTCCGTCTCAGCGCGGTCCTCACGAAGGCGCGCCAGGTCGGCTGCCTCTGCTGCTCGCTCCTTCATCGCCTCGAGGCGAGCCCACAGTGGCCTCATCGCCTCCTCTGGATCCAGGTAGTACTTCGAAGCACGGACGCGCCAGAATGACCAACCCATGCGCTCGAGAACGCGCTGGCGCCGCACGTCGTCGTCCCACTTGTCGGGCCCGTGGAACGAGTCTCCGTCGCACTCGACCGCGAGACGCTCCCCTGGTGCGACACGCACGACGAAGTCGAGACGGTAGCTACCGACGCGATGCTGTGGCTGGACGTCGTAGCCTCGGTCCAGCATCTGCTTCAGGACGTCACGCTCGAACTTCGACTCGGTCAGCTCGTAGAGACCGACGGTCTGATCTCGCCGCTCGTAGCTCTGGGCATACTCGATCATCGCCCGACGGTGGTCCTCGTGGTGAAGCGTCGCCGCGTCCATGCTGTGGAAGATCCACAACTGGTCCTGCGCTCGAGATACCGCGACGTTCGCCCATTGCGCGTAGCGCACCGTCGTCGCAGCGAACGATGCGTCGTGCGCAACCATCGAGACGAACATCACGTTGCGCTCGTCGCCCTGGAACAGCGGCGGGTTCCCGACCCTCATCCGCCGGCGCTCGAACTCCTCATCGCCGATCGCCTCCCGGATCATGTCCTGAATGATCTGCGACTGCGGACCGCTCATCATCGTCACGACGCCGAAGGTGAGGCCCTCGTACGACGCGTCCTTCACGCATTGAGCTACCTGGGCCGCGATCGCCTTGGCTTCGTCGGTGTTGACACGACTCGAACCTCGCTGGACCGAGACCGCACCCTCGACGTGCACTACCTTCAGCGGGTCGCCGATCTGCGGAACTCCGACTTCTCTCAAGGGGAGAATCGCTCCCTTGTAGTAGCGATTCGAGAACTCGATGATCTCCGGCACGCAGCGAAAGTGTTCTTTGAGCGCGATGGTCGAGGGGAAAGCGCGGCCAGAGATCGAGTAGAGCGAATCGTCGAGTGTGAGCAGCTTCGCTTCGGGCATGCTCTTGAGATGCTGATCTTGGAGAGCCGCGATGCGTTCCGTCGGGGTTCCGACTCGCTCCGGGGTAGTTTGTCGGTCGTCCCCGACGACGACGGTCTTCTTGCCGAGCGCGAGCACACCGAGCGACAGGAGGTCGCACTGTGATGACTCGTCGACCACGACGACGTCGAAGAGGTCAGAAACCCGCGGGTCGAAGTTCTCCATCACTCGGTAGATCGGCATGATCCAGATCGGCACGGCACCCATCGCGGCCGGCAGAGCCTCGCGCGCAGCTGCTTGGAAGCGGGGTGCGTTCTTGCCGGTGCCCTTGCCGACGCGTTTGACGGCCGAGAGCCAGTTCTCGAGCGCTCGACGTTTGCGGTCTCGGAAGTTCTTCTTCAATTCGACACGAGCCGACCGACTTGCAAGGTCCACGATCGCCTGACGGAGCTCGGCCGCGTCGGCGTGCGACTGCTCCATCAGGGACTCGGTGTCCGTCTCGGCGTGCAGGGCACTCAACCAAGTGCGAGCCCTCGCCCGCTCCCATGCCCGAGGAGCGTGTTCGACGTCCCCGACGACAGCTGGCGCTGCGCACGTTTCGACGATGGACCGTCCCCACGCTGGCGCACCAGCGCGAACAAGACGCTCGGCCAGTTCCTCCACTCGGAGCACACGCGAGCGGATCACGAGCAGGCGGCGAGTCTCTTCAACGGCTTCTTCCCACTTGTCGGGTATCGCCAACTCGAGTGCCTCCAGCAGCGTTTTCCACAGCGGCGACCTGTCCTGTGATTCGTGCTCTTCACGAATCCGGGACTCGAGTGCGCCCAGTTCAGCCGTCAGTTGTCGCTCTTCCAGCCGAGCGCCCCCTCGCTCGAGTACCTCGGCCGCTGTTGAAAAGGACTCGGCGGGGCCGTCAGCTGCCCGTTGGTGCCCGATGTAGTGCTCGACCCGGGCCGCCAGCGGCGGGTACGTCTCTGACCACCACCGTCCGACCAAATCCACCCGACCGGCCAGCTGGTCCGCGCTGAAGAGGAAAGAACCATCGAGCGGTGGCA
The sequence above is drawn from the Curtobacterium sp. L6-1 genome and encodes:
- a CDS encoding PD-(D/E)XK nuclease family protein; this encodes MALDEVALTRLVTGLVPTMSRSLAEQFNVFRVMHHGTHEKQLSNVFAWLLRVDATHHLGDLFQRILLLRVNKARPSGDQLPLSGFRVLQEVDTTITAEPGKDIADIVLLRDDTAVMIENFETSDGHGHDYESYRTYGSANERQSVVVMLCVRRERQKLSMGWENAVVVAYSEVLDDLRTHLDTDRGWREENPRQNVFINELVDQFVEGPQAMTVQDQLEFIKTMCETGESARYGRRNREAVAAEFAGQVAQHAQRQFEDSRKTLGLIKQSLRRYAEPTLRVLVNEATGGVVQSVSANFQGRWEWSTTLVTGDGEPNIFLAFGPTAATENERAPEPVSDPDYSRVFVARQAGAGIDRIVQTDVSLGEVIAGIDPDDDRLGLTVVALLQENTEEGETASIALPAGPSY
- a CDS encoding AAA domain-containing protein; translation: MGLLAPDEALRTASKTPVLDEQLATQRVEHQVTTQLGDPASEADDEAREVRAALRDRFRDDLRAAFDDWLTEVWVPWAEVNRPSLAARELYSALYDLHLEAEASSATHEVVWGHVVLSARDNRTEIVAPMLTTPVSVQLGPEDAVVRVAPEQAVELELDSVEGTDLPGRDGLVSLRSILRETPPDPWDEQERLAVRKQIAAPLGVDATLTESSDIAAMGNGPSINDGWVLFLRKRPLRQERFYDELAQKIRSEQFLPEGLASVVADRDRVDAALVQQGQVLTTNDGTADRLLMPLPANAEQVRIARQLATSRGVTVQGPPGTGKSHTIVNLVSHLVAQGKRVLVTAEKEQALSVLRDKIPEELRDLSLAVLGSTPAALEDLRSAAQSMQDSLSALDVPREERRISELEARVDELRDSVARTDAALVRALQSEQREYELPEGWSKAPQVAAWLARDRELDVISDRVPLDARFPITAEEFSELVALVRAIALEDRHAAVLNLPNVPWLPSAGELRSKFERLEDLRARVTSLEDQGLRLETVDGLTLEVIRREAADFGRSAATLRDLSGDWENSFAAAVRSGDQRHLWVAEHNPGVRGKIREARDLTKRMAGHIVATPDGDPAAQFQMVKVWTERLTAGKKLSMFASKELKDFAAQTSVDTFPVTTAPQLELVGAQIALRAALREAHVRMTQAYAPFQIPVPPLDGSFLFSADQLAGRVDLVGRWWSETYPPLAARVEHYIGHQRAADGPAESFSTAAEVLERGGARLEERQLTAELGALESRIREEHESQDRSPLWKTLLEALELAIPDKWEEAVEETRRLLVIRSRVLRVEELAERLVRAGAPAWGRSIVETCAAPAVVGDVEHAPRAWERARARTWLSALHAETDTESLMEQSHADAAELRQAIVDLASRSARVELKKNFRDRKRRALENWLSAVKRVGKGTGKNAPRFQAAAREALPAAMGAVPIWIMPIYRVMENFDPRVSDLFDVVVVDESSQCDLLSLGVLALGKKTVVVGDDRQTTPERVGTPTERIAALQDQHLKSMPEAKLLTLDDSLYSISGRAFPSTIALKEHFRCVPEIIEFSNRYYKGAILPLREVGVPQIGDPLKVVHVEGAVSVQRGSSRVNTDEAKAIAAQVAQCVKDASYEGLTFGVVTMMSGPQSQIIQDMIREAIGDEEFERRRMRVGNPPLFQGDERNVMFVSMVAHDASFAATTVRYAQWANVAVSRAQDQLWIFHSMDAATLHHEDHRRAMIEYAQSYERRDQTVGLYELTESKFERDVLKQMLDRGYDVQPQHRVGSYRLDFVVRVAPGERLAVECDGDSFHGPDKWDDDVRRQRVLERMGWSFWRVRASKYYLDPEEAMRPLWARLEAMKERAAEAADLARLREDRAETERLDQLRAPIDVADLPSEDPAELPLSQEASSSPPAQAEAVIAPELFSTDEVRWTPRHETDAETALELALVPSVDEALPSPAGPRPDRQPEVDRAEQFAPLLPAPVPALRRWAKANGFAVGERGRISAEIVSAWLRAHADETSDRDDAGVEGRVESDHGGSHTAVEASQGSLEAATTRARAAWNEGRAYQLDTEGNILPLYSRRTLVSYIGEAATKPLRDAMRSARPTGGRFKVDGTGTMATLIDGEPVYVCTVQPGIWFPTHWSDESY
- a CDS encoding DEAD/DEAH box helicase, producing MSELLPSVQAGEITKGLVDFLTTTFALSEPEAQTTLQQFLQDPDDGIFRGPYVRLRLPFRAADPGWETALEWTPPIAPYGHQAEAIARLSSLQTAKHDGPQPTLVTTGTGSGKTEAFLYPIIDHVLRAKRQGVEGIKALILYPMNALANDQARRITDLITTDSALGGIRAALYVGEEGPQRSAVTKDGLITSRPAMREQAPDILLTNYKMLDQLLLRPSDATLWDQSATSLQYLVLDEFHTYDGAQGTDVAMLLRRLGLALKGRWADEDFGTAARQRPLGVLTPVATSATLGDGSDPSAMIAFANTVFGGGFDASSVVTETRLSVDEWARESVDAVDRLRLAPVPLLDARAAQLHQQLRGQRRSPEEITAAVLELFYVAVEDEAGRRRYQAALASATDGADRLELEFALMLAHPFVRALVTTTEQATSLAELAQTLFPNELVAGERPADRDDARRTTIVMVLAALSQLRKEVGRRSVSVDLHLWVRSLTRVDRAAQALPEFRWADDGELQTDAGVGPAAAEIAPAFPALYCRHCGRSGWGVELAPTGWDLAQTDANIRRDHANKQSKSRFRALIHAPREGELALAGENEDDGLTTGPWWFRVADRQLTSERPSADDEGVAVPVLTLTGNDADDESRDDVCPNCGKTNGIRFLGSAIATQLSTVVTTLFGDRHLHVGEKKALVFTDSVQDAAHRAGFIQSRARVFNLRNAVRQAVIEETTLDDIPAAMMAAAQTPSERYRLLPPDLAERDGFRGFWETDKAVSAVVKKRVQRRLAFDLALEFGLESRVGRTLEETGSLAAHVEAGPATRLEAVGRAAVQGLEVDWSLDDSRDGLLEAASVVRWVRGTVERLRERGAIDHPWLDKYVENDGNRHWVWGGRPRQEGMPAFPQGREAPAFARVGKKTTGARESALDTVTSSQSWYARWTARCLGVAPSAGEKLARRLFETLDREGIVTSRPIAGGETRAYGLAPSSIIIAPVAGAGIGQTLVCNTCETETPSASTTADQLAGGPCTMARCPGTLLRKDAAQENFYRDQYDNGQMRRVVAREHTSLLADKLRLDYETQFKNSDVQPDAPNVLVATPTLEMGIDIGDLSTVFLAGLPRTVSSYLQRVGRAGRLTGNALVLAFVLGRGDQLPKIGDPSSVINGAVRPPATYLNAIEILQRQYTAFVVDQLAADGTLPEVQYAPSVLESSDPGSFLDLVIAQAERRAEKHLERFTGAFDSLSEDVVAGLSDWARPVGTAVRSSQLARTLLDASLHWNQELERIRIRTKAIEESLPELKRLAELTKESEDVSAHNAARAALRLAKKQAGERRTEFWVAALERYGVLPNYTLLDDRVQLDVGLTWVDPESGEFAEEQRSYERGRSRAINEFAPGAHFYAQGLDVTIDAVDLGTDGERVRTMAFCPECGFARDLDEGAVTTCPRCLSTAIADVDQRLRVVEIEHVSAEVRRDESSISDANEERDRTRFTVQLAADLDDADVSAQWYVDEVGFGCKFARSMTLRWVNLGRAGLGATRFVAGSEHAAPLFRVCKGCGKLDREGDTNHAWEHRVWCRYRKDRAEHTDTIGLTRTLTTQAIVLRVPPSMTVGDALSMPSLSAAIQLGLREVIGGDPDHLQLATIVEPVPGEDVNNLALLIHDTVPGGTGYLADLADPSRIREVFEQALAVLGRCDCATDPVRAACDKCLLPFAPGGDVGSVSRTSALHNLQVLLQYRDGSASDWSTTEVDPGVQDPESHLEQWFRKVFKERVTALGARLKEIPGEWGSTIQVTLPGQHRTWSLRPQQLVGGTRPDFVLEASGAPVPPVAIYTDGFAYHASPAHLRLADDATKRQGLRDLGYRVIALTWDDLRRLRDDEAEPDLHVYDPSMSLRFAGPFQLTPADVQMLDENPVTTLMGWIQSPEDAAARTERLADALPMLAIPRGKMVAESGSIVEQAITLALDSTGPIMAGPTSWALRSEHLAMLARRPVGVKGATPPETALVLDDGPEALTAPGFREAWQRWLRLSNLLGARLAKPVTITTASATASVAEAPTLAVREDSRVDLPTEWQKLIAMAEPDEAMVLQQLAEVGVAVPALGHETASGIPVPVAWPGERIALDVLLSSADRDDLLGEGWTIVSPSDDPALLRIPHHRKDS
- a CDS encoding 3'-5' exonuclease, giving the protein MPLLVMANMQQKLEKVVQLKLFAFMAKLQADDALPGLHIEPMVNAADARARTGRVDQGLRAVLYKIEVPSGPTTYVCAGVYEHDEAIKIAKSQVLRVNPVNGVTELIAAPTPAAPATQAAQWVHEPPTSQKPFLDQFGYEAEDLTSSLGFDLETAERLLAFAAEDELLAFAESLPNQWQQNAALGLAVGDSIEGIKTSLGLGGTESDTAVPPTKERPAEVAPSGSPEETEASELLESLKRPASQMQFTFVDDDEELRRVIEGGDFGAWRVFLHPEQRAYATRTYKGPFRLTGGAGTGKTVVLLHRARELTVDSDARTVLTTFTRTLASMLDRDLRRLDPQLPRAAQLGEPGVLTAGIDQLAHAVRDAAESSGWERASIDAIGWDAERSASLVSNATGWDEAVFDAKPDLPSELRSPAFMESEYLQVVLPNGVTSRADYFAARRPGRGVALDRAKRAQVWSVVEQFRRNARAHRRLSWAELSSVAAAYLDAHPAERPADHVLVDEAQDLTPSHWTMLRALVREHSNDLFVAEDSHQRIYGQRVVLSRLGIKIVGRSRRLTLNYRTTQQNLRYALGVLEGGEFTDSEGSPQDEQGYRSARLGPEVRVRGHQTPSAQYDALAQQLEDWRAASGDVDSIAVLVRTKGATETVVQQLATRDVPATEKSARDKVRVMTMHGAKGLEFSRVVLFDVSEGVVPNKLALQHAAPEERADAELRERSLLYVAASRARDELIVSWQGAPSSLLAR